The Cytobacillus oceanisediminis genomic interval CTTGTCTTCAAGGACTTTAATCATGGGATGAAATATATTCTCCAGCACAAGTTATTATCAGCCTTGCTTGTTGGTTTCTTCGTTTTCGGAGTGGTAAACGGCGGATTTTCAGTAATGCCTATTTTTATGCTGAAATATAAGCTGGAGCCGCACGCCTATGAGGAATATTCAGTCCTGCTCGGAATAACCTTTGGGATTGGCGTTCTGATTGGCAGCTTTGCTGCCTCTTTGCTCACTCAAAAATTCAAACTTTATCAGCTGATCATTGCCGGATTATTATTATCCGGAAGCTTCATCATTGCTGCCTCTTTTGCAGAAGACACGTTCATTTTCCTTTCTTTATTATTTGCTGCAGCATTTGGCCTTCCTTTAGTGAACATTGCCATTGGCGGGTGGATGCCAAGCATTGTTGATCCGAAGATGATGGGAAGGGTACAGGGATGGATTAGCCCGCTGATGATGCTTTCTCAATCATTAACACTCGGATTTATTGCTGTCAGCTTTCCTGGACTCCTCAAAGTAGAAATGCTTTATTGGATGGTAGGGGGCTGTTTAGCACTTGTGGGTGTTTTTTACAGCCTCGTCCTTCCAGGATTAACGAAAAAGTCAGAAAAAGGCAGTGAAGCACATTCCTTGGAACAAACTGGTGCAGTATAATGTAATAAAAGACTAAAAGTCCCTATTATAGGGGCTTTTTATGTATAAAAATTTTTTTAAATAAATTTTGAACGTTTTCATCTCTTGAGCGTCTAATGAGTGAAATAAACAGTTACCAATGGGATGATAGGGAAGAGAGGAAAGAAGCTGATGGAGGAGAAAGACCTTATAATAAGCGCCAAACGAGGAGATCAGCTCGCTTTTGCTATGCTTTTTAAAAATAACTATCCCTTTCTGGTTAAATACTTAATCAAAATCACCATGAATCCTGATGCAGCTGAAGAGCTTGCTCAGGAAACCATGGCCAAATGTGTTGAAAAAATCGGCCTGTTTAATGGCAAATCGAAATTTTCCTCCTGGCTGATATCTATTGCGACGAATTTGTATATTGATCAGAAGCGAAAGTCGAAAAGAGAGCGGAACTGGAAAGCAGAGGAAGAAGTATCCAGACGCATGAAGTGGCATCTTGAAAGCCGAAATGAAGAATGGAATGATGCCTTATCGGCATTGGGAAAACTAAAAGACGAGATGAGGATACCTATCGTTCTTAAGCATTATTATGGCTACTCATATGAGGAAATAGGAGAAATGATGAAGATATCTACAGGCACTGTCAAATCAAGAGTGCACAATGGAATCATGTCTGTAAGAGAGGAGTTGAAGCTTCATGGCGAACAGGAAAGTGCTGCAGCTCGAACACGATCATCAAGATGAGAATTTTCTTGCTGCTGTAAAGAAGATAGAAGACGGATTGGAATCGCTGGAAGAAAATGTCCCGGTTTATACACCTGATCTGCAATTTTTTGAACACTTAGTTGCAGAGCAAAAACAGTCGATGAAAAGGAAATTGATCAGGGACTTAGCTATCTTCACTGTTGCAGCACTCCTCATTGTAACTTCTGTATTATTTATGCTGTATCAGGTTCCAGCTGTATTTTTTATTATGCAGGGAATTGTCACTGTTTTTATTATGGCTTATAGTACAGTCAGCTTTGTTAAGCAGGTGAATGGCACATGAGCAGCGAAGAAATTTCCCTCCCTTTGCTGATTGCTGTGGGGATTATCTTAATTGCACAGAGTACGTTTTTATTCTTGGATGCAAGAAAGCACGGCCACAATTATTGGCTATGGGGAATTATCGGTTTAATTCAGGCGCCAATGCCGACGCTGTTTTACTTGATTTTCGTCAGAAAGATTTGGCAGAAAAAAGATTAATTGAGGGATGGAAGGATGAAAAAGTTAAAACAGATGCTGCTGCTTACAGCCACTGGCGGCCAGCTGCTTGGAATCGCGATGCTGTTCATCAATATTAAGGCAGCGATTATGTTTTATATATTATATGCATTAATGATTTTTGCGATATTT includes:
- the sigY gene encoding RNA polymerase sigma factor SigY, with product MIGKRGKKLMEEKDLIISAKRGDQLAFAMLFKNNYPFLVKYLIKITMNPDAAEELAQETMAKCVEKIGLFNGKSKFSSWLISIATNLYIDQKRKSKRERNWKAEEEVSRRMKWHLESRNEEWNDALSALGKLKDEMRIPIVLKHYYGYSYEEIGEMMKISTGTVKSRVHNGIMSVREELKLHGEQESAAARTRSSR
- a CDS encoding YxlC family protein, whose protein sequence is MANRKVLQLEHDHQDENFLAAVKKIEDGLESLEENVPVYTPDLQFFEHLVAEQKQSMKRKLIRDLAIFTVAALLIVTSVLFMLYQVPAVFFIMQGIVTVFIMAYSTVSFVKQVNGT
- a CDS encoding sigma-Y antisigma factor component, translating into MSSEEISLPLLIAVGIILIAQSTFLFLDARKHGHNYWLWGIIGLIQAPMPTLFYLIFVRKIWQKKD
- a CDS encoding MFS transporter codes for the protein MKKFKEIFQNANYVKLFFANFTSQMGSTIGLTAFMFYLLDRFSAQPFYATLTELMFSVPTLAVFFLVGVFADRMDRQKIAYYCDWISSLLSIVLLLTVIIGWMPLVFAVLFLRSAIQKFFFPAEHAMIQGILKSEDYTTAAGLNQVVMSLFMLFGNGLGIFVYWTVGVYGAIMTDALTFIISALLIRSCRIPEEVRLPNGGHKLKDLNIALVFKDFNHGMKYILQHKLLSALLVGFFVFGVVNGGFSVMPIFMLKYKLEPHAYEEYSVLLGITFGIGVLIGSFAASLLTQKFKLYQLIIAGLLLSGSFIIAASFAEDTFIFLSLLFAAAFGLPLVNIAIGGWMPSIVDPKMMGRVQGWISPLMMLSQSLTLGFIAVSFPGLLKVEMLYWMVGGCLALVGVFYSLVLPGLTKKSEKGSEAHSLEQTGAV